In Herbaspirillum sp. WKF16, one genomic interval encodes:
- a CDS encoding TonB-dependent siderophore receptor, translating into MKLKVLRAAVLGALAFGQAPLMAAETTTDVGTTGGDGLGQIVITGESQNEQYRPVRSSSATRTDTPLQELPQSVQVVSRQLIDDLGATRLDDVLLYVSGVAKQNNFGGIWDNYSIRGFSGNENGGMNILWNGFASNRGYAPPRDMANVESVDFLKGPAAALYGNSEPGGTINVVTKKPQFKAANSLDLSIGTQDAYRAAVDSTGALNSEVAYRLNAAMENKGSMRDNVRNSREFFAPAFTWVLSDSTVLNYEGEFLRQKAPLDRGVVAVNGNPSVLPVSRFLGEPNDGDIKMENQNHLLTLEHRLNENWHLRTGIFHKDGTLDGYSTEASALLADNTTLRRQRRYRDFSWHDTSLQAEIGGKFQAAGVGHEVLFGTEVDWLTLDQRMLRINPTAGSPYAVNIYDPVYGQAQPTPVANTDTSERQISTGLYFQDQISLSQQWKLLAGVRADSFRSTLDNRRTGATTRQDKGAFSPRLGLTYLITQSLSVYASASKSFRPNTGSDVNGNAFAPETSRAGEVGLKFQSEDKRSGATLAVFDITKQNVLTTDPANPAFSISAGEVRSKGVELDFSGKIDLHWRVTGNLAYTDAYVAKDNTLAVGSRLVNVPRTSGSLLAVYESADTRGAPYGIGGGFNYVGERTGDQAGSFKLPSYVTARALAYWQFTPKMKLSLDVNNLFNKRYYASSYSNLWIMPGDERSATLALNVKF; encoded by the coding sequence ATGAAGTTGAAGGTTCTACGCGCCGCTGTTCTCGGTGCACTTGCATTTGGGCAGGCGCCGCTGATGGCAGCGGAAACTACGACTGACGTTGGAACCACGGGTGGCGATGGCCTCGGCCAAATTGTCATTACGGGGGAAAGCCAAAACGAACAATATCGGCCTGTTCGTTCTTCCAGCGCCACGCGTACCGATACACCGTTGCAAGAACTGCCGCAATCGGTACAGGTGGTGTCGCGGCAATTGATTGACGATCTCGGCGCCACGCGTTTGGACGATGTCTTGCTGTACGTCAGCGGCGTAGCGAAGCAGAACAATTTCGGCGGCATTTGGGACAACTACTCCATTCGTGGCTTTTCGGGCAACGAGAACGGCGGGATGAACATCCTGTGGAATGGTTTTGCCTCCAATCGCGGCTATGCCCCGCCTCGCGACATGGCCAATGTGGAGAGCGTTGACTTCCTCAAGGGGCCGGCAGCCGCACTCTACGGTAACAGTGAGCCCGGTGGCACCATCAATGTCGTGACCAAGAAGCCGCAGTTCAAGGCAGCTAATTCGCTGGACCTGTCGATTGGAACCCAGGATGCGTATCGCGCGGCCGTCGACTCCACTGGCGCGCTCAACAGCGAAGTAGCGTACCGCCTCAATGCGGCGATGGAAAACAAGGGCAGCATGCGCGATAACGTGCGCAATTCCCGTGAGTTCTTCGCGCCGGCATTTACCTGGGTGTTGAGCGATAGCACCGTTCTGAATTACGAAGGCGAATTCTTGCGGCAGAAGGCGCCGCTGGATCGCGGTGTGGTGGCCGTCAACGGCAATCCGAGTGTGTTGCCGGTCTCGCGCTTTTTGGGCGAGCCCAACGATGGCGACATCAAGATGGAGAACCAGAACCATCTGCTGACGCTGGAACACCGGCTCAACGAGAATTGGCATCTGCGCACCGGTATCTTCCACAAGGACGGGACGTTGGACGGCTACTCCACCGAAGCCTCGGCGCTGCTCGCAGACAACACCACCTTGCGACGCCAGCGCCGGTACCGCGACTTCTCGTGGCACGATACGTCGCTGCAAGCCGAGATCGGCGGGAAATTCCAGGCCGCAGGCGTAGGCCACGAAGTGCTCTTTGGTACTGAAGTGGACTGGCTGACGCTGGACCAGCGCATGCTGCGCATCAACCCGACTGCCGGCTCGCCGTATGCCGTCAATATCTACGATCCAGTCTACGGACAGGCGCAGCCGACACCTGTTGCTAATACCGATACCAGCGAACGCCAGATCAGTACTGGCTTGTATTTTCAGGATCAGATCAGCCTGTCGCAACAATGGAAACTGCTGGCCGGGGTTCGCGCGGACTCCTTCCGTTCGACGCTGGACAATCGTCGTACCGGCGCCACCACGCGGCAGGACAAGGGGGCCTTTTCGCCGCGTCTGGGCCTGACCTACCTGATCACGCAATCCTTGTCGGTCTATGCCAGTGCCAGCAAGTCCTTCCGTCCCAATACCGGCAGCGACGTCAACGGCAATGCCTTCGCCCCGGAAACCTCGCGTGCCGGCGAGGTCGGCCTGAAATTCCAAAGTGAAGACAAGCGCAGCGGTGCAACTCTGGCTGTCTTCGACATCACCAAACAGAATGTGCTGACCACCGATCCGGCCAATCCTGCATTCTCGATCTCTGCCGGAGAAGTGCGCAGCAAGGGTGTCGAGTTAGATTTCAGCGGCAAGATCGACCTGCATTGGCGTGTCACCGGCAACCTGGCCTATACCGACGCCTACGTCGCCAAGGACAATACACTGGCGGTCGGCTCGCGCCTGGTCAATGTTCCGCGCACTTCCGGCAGCCTGCTCGCCGTCTACGAGAGTGCGGATACCCGCGGCGCGCCTTATGGCATCGGCGGTGGTTTCAATTACGTGGGCGAGCGTACCGGCGACCAGGCGGGCAGCTTCAAGCTGCCCAGCTACGTGACGGCGCGGGCGCTGGCGTACTGGCAGTTCACGCCAAAGATGAAGCTGTCGCTGGATGTGAACAACCTGTTCAACAAGCGCTACTACGCCAGCTCCTACAGCAATCTGTGGATCATGCCGGGTGACGAACGCAGTGCAACGCTCGCGCTCAACGTGAAGTTCTGA
- a CDS encoding ABC transporter permease, translating to MTFSSPEFPDIADSRRRLSLGQATGIATLAAIVLFALFGPWLIGIDPARQQLDHFLEAPSLMHPLGFDQLGRSMLSRLANGARLSLSLALISMLSAAIPGTLLGLLAAWRGGWFERSLAALADAVLALPGLLLVLLLAAFTPGGFWPLYVGISLALWVEYFRVVRAASRILLASPQVEASRLLGFGSGYVVRRHLLPELLPRLFTLMRFGFAGAILAMSALGFVGVGLQPPTPELGVMMIELLPYYGEAPWLVGAPVLVLFLTLMGLLLLSPEKEAA from the coding sequence ATGACATTCTCTTCACCTGAATTTCCTGATATTGCAGATTCCCGACGCCGACTCAGCCTGGGGCAAGCAACAGGTATTGCCACGCTTGCGGCGATCGTACTATTTGCTTTGTTCGGCCCCTGGCTGATCGGCATCGACCCGGCACGCCAGCAGTTGGATCACTTTCTTGAGGCGCCCAGCCTCATGCATCCGCTCGGTTTCGACCAGCTCGGCCGCAGCATGTTGTCACGGCTAGCCAACGGTGCGCGCCTGTCGCTCTCGCTGGCATTGATCAGCATGCTTTCGGCCGCTATCCCCGGTACGCTGCTTGGCCTGTTGGCCGCTTGGCGTGGCGGCTGGTTCGAACGCTCCTTGGCGGCGCTGGCCGATGCCGTGCTGGCGTTGCCGGGCCTGTTGCTGGTGCTGCTGCTTGCCGCCTTTACGCCGGGCGGTTTCTGGCCGCTTTACGTGGGTATTTCGCTGGCGCTGTGGGTGGAATACTTCCGCGTGGTGCGCGCCGCCAGCCGTATCCTGCTGGCTAGTCCGCAAGTGGAAGCTTCGCGCTTGCTTGGTTTCGGATCGGGCTACGTGGTTCGTCGCCATCTGTTGCCGGAGCTGCTGCCAAGGCTGTTCACGCTGATGCGGTTTGGTTTCGCCGGCGCGATCCTGGCGATGTCGGCGCTAGGCTTCGTCGGTGTCGGCCTGCAGCCGCCCACGCCCGAACTGGGCGTGATGATGATCGAGTTACTGCCCTACTACGGCGAGGCACCATGGCTGGTGGGGGCGCCTGTGCTTGTGCTATTCCTGACGCTGATGGGCTTGCTGTTGCTGTCTCCGGAAAAGGAGGCTGCATGA
- a CDS encoding GlxA family transcriptional regulator — MHHIGYLLTEGFQVMGLATQTVFEYANKVAGEEFYVLQNFSAAGGDQRSSLGVGIATRKASTADQIDTWVVCGVGNPLESPSSPEERAFLQDVVKDARRVAAICTGAFVLAEAGLLHRRRATTHWVFARDMQTLFPDIQVENDRIYIVDGPIWTSAGMTAGLDLALAMVEKDLGDEVSRGVAHNLVMHQHRSGGQSQHSEMLTLAPKSDRIQNAMNYARKNLARALTVDELAEEANLSPRQFSRVFTAETGMSPAKAIEGLRLEAARLMIEKSRHPLEIIARETGFRDRRHMREVFLRGFGVPPQSMRREVRS, encoded by the coding sequence ATGCATCACATCGGCTATTTGCTGACTGAAGGTTTTCAGGTGATGGGACTGGCGACGCAGACGGTGTTCGAGTACGCCAACAAGGTCGCTGGAGAAGAGTTCTACGTGCTGCAGAATTTCTCAGCCGCCGGCGGTGATCAGCGATCCTCACTGGGCGTTGGGATCGCCACTCGCAAGGCATCGACCGCAGACCAGATAGACACCTGGGTAGTGTGCGGCGTCGGCAACCCGCTTGAATCGCCGTCGAGCCCTGAAGAACGCGCCTTCCTGCAGGATGTCGTCAAGGATGCGCGCAGAGTAGCTGCCATTTGCACCGGCGCCTTCGTCCTGGCTGAGGCTGGCTTGCTGCACCGGCGTCGCGCAACCACGCACTGGGTGTTCGCGCGCGACATGCAAACGCTTTTCCCGGATATCCAGGTTGAAAATGATCGCATCTATATCGTAGATGGCCCGATCTGGACTTCAGCCGGCATGACTGCCGGCCTTGACCTGGCCTTGGCCATGGTCGAGAAAGACCTGGGAGACGAAGTCTCGCGCGGCGTGGCGCACAATCTGGTGATGCACCAGCACCGCTCCGGCGGGCAGTCGCAGCACTCAGAAATGCTGACGCTGGCCCCTAAATCCGACCGCATCCAGAACGCCATGAACTATGCCCGTAAAAACCTGGCGCGTGCGTTGACCGTAGACGAACTGGCCGAAGAGGCGAATCTAAGTCCGCGACAGTTCAGCCGGGTCTTCACGGCGGAGACCGGCATGTCTCCGGCAAAGGCTATCGAAGGCCTGCGCCTTGAAGCGGCACGGCTGATGATTGAGAAAAGCCGCCACCCGCTTGAAATCATTGCCCGCGAGACCGGCTTTCGCGATCGCAGGCACATGAGGGAGGTTTTTCTGCGTGGCTTTGGTGTGCCGCCACAGTCGATGAGACGCGAAGTGCGCAGTTAA
- the nikR gene encoding nickel-responsive transcriptional regulator NikR, giving the protein MQRWTISVDDDLAEDFDKFVESKGYSNRSEAFRDLVRKELGQSEIDDGKTKWCVATVSYIYDHHERMLANRLTQLQHDHHDVATASQHVHLDHDNCLETVILKGRLDEVRACADAIISQTGVRHGNVHIVPVEMKKEKYVRASHGHGHVHFQPKT; this is encoded by the coding sequence ATGCAGCGCTGGACAATCTCGGTCGATGACGACCTGGCGGAAGATTTCGATAAGTTCGTTGAAAGCAAGGGCTACTCAAACCGCTCCGAAGCCTTCCGCGACCTGGTGCGCAAGGAACTGGGCCAGTCTGAGATAGACGATGGGAAGACCAAGTGGTGCGTCGCCACCGTCAGCTACATCTACGACCACCACGAGCGTATGCTGGCCAATCGACTGACCCAGCTGCAGCACGACCATCACGACGTCGCCACCGCTTCCCAGCACGTCCATCTCGATCACGACAATTGCCTGGAAACCGTGATTCTCAAGGGGCGCCTCGATGAAGTGCGCGCCTGCGCCGACGCAATCATTTCGCAAACTGGCGTACGGCACGGCAACGTTCACATCGTGCCAGTGGAAATGAAGAAAGAGAAATATGTGCGCGCCAGCCACGGGCATGGCCACGTGCATTTCCAGCCGAAAACCTGA
- a CDS encoding ABC transporter ATP-binding protein yields the protein MMEKSVSPALAVEKLRVLHGAQELVRGISFSIPVGGVLTLLGESGSGKSLLAQAIMGNLPSTLRCEGEVSIGGERSDAADQASRHAGWGRRLSLLPQEPWLALDPTMKVRRQIEETYELVSHPALSSQNDSLHAAKVGARERAMRALAGLGLQDAAAKYPFMISGGMAQRVAFLATHAAGAPVMIIDEPTKGLDIARRDEVLALLKNALSEGMSLLCITHDVWLARALGGQLSVMLDGAMIEHGEAQQVLDAPSHDYTRRLLQAEPGNWPRQLGGSSTSAKIVATMTNVAKSFGRQKLFSGMSAEIRAGEIIAVSGPSGSGKTTFGNVVLGLAKPDQGQVTRTAGLPATAFQKIYQDPAAAFAPGASLRRSLQDLVTLHRLDWSALEALLSRMRLTPALLDRKPGQVSGGELQRIALARVLLMKPALIFADEPTSRLDPVTQQDVIALLMEKTRASGCAVLLVTHDADIANKVADRKLQLVS from the coding sequence ATGATGGAAAAATCTGTATCGCCGGCGCTGGCGGTGGAGAAGTTGCGTGTGCTGCATGGCGCCCAGGAACTGGTACGCGGCATCTCTTTCTCCATCCCTGTCGGCGGCGTGCTCACGCTCTTGGGAGAAAGCGGCTCCGGCAAGTCCTTGCTGGCACAGGCCATCATGGGCAATCTCCCGTCCACGTTGCGTTGCGAAGGCGAGGTGAGCATCGGTGGCGAGCGCAGCGACGCAGCAGACCAGGCCAGCCGCCATGCTGGTTGGGGGCGCCGTCTGTCGTTGTTGCCGCAAGAGCCCTGGTTGGCCCTGGATCCGACCATGAAGGTGCGCCGTCAAATCGAGGAAACCTACGAACTGGTCAGCCATCCGGCCCTGAGTAGCCAGAATGACAGCCTGCATGCCGCCAAAGTGGGGGCCCGCGAACGTGCCATGCGTGCATTGGCAGGATTGGGACTGCAAGACGCAGCCGCCAAGTATCCCTTCATGATCTCCGGCGGCATGGCGCAACGCGTCGCTTTTCTTGCGACGCACGCAGCGGGTGCGCCGGTGATGATCATTGACGAGCCGACCAAGGGACTGGATATCGCGCGTCGCGACGAAGTCCTGGCTTTGCTGAAAAATGCACTCTCCGAAGGCATGAGTTTGTTGTGTATCACCCATGACGTCTGGTTGGCGCGTGCCCTTGGTGGACAACTTTCGGTGATGCTCGACGGCGCGATGATTGAGCACGGAGAGGCGCAGCAGGTCCTGGATGCGCCGTCTCATGACTACACACGCCGCCTCTTGCAAGCAGAACCAGGTAATTGGCCTCGACAGCTGGGAGGCTCTAGTACCAGCGCAAAGATCGTTGCGACGATGACTAACGTCGCCAAATCTTTTGGCCGCCAGAAACTCTTCTCAGGTATGAGCGCGGAGATCCGTGCCGGTGAAATCATTGCCGTCAGCGGCCCCAGCGGATCAGGCAAGACGACCTTTGGCAATGTTGTGCTGGGACTGGCGAAGCCGGATCAGGGGCAAGTGACACGTACGGCCGGCCTGCCAGCGACCGCGTTCCAGAAGATCTACCAGGATCCGGCTGCCGCTTTCGCCCCCGGTGCCAGTCTACGTCGCTCGTTACAGGATTTGGTGACCTTGCATCGGCTGGACTGGTCAGCGCTGGAAGCGCTGTTGTCTCGTATGCGCCTGACGCCGGCGCTGTTGGATCGCAAGCCGGGGCAGGTATCGGGGGGCGAGCTGCAACGCATTGCCTTGGCACGCGTGCTGCTGATGAAGCCCGCGCTCATTTTTGCCGACGAGCCTACGTCACGGCTGGATCCGGTCACTCAACAGGACGTTATTGCCTTGCTGATGGAGAAAACGCGTGCCAGTGGGTGTGCTGTGCTGCTCGTTACGCACGATGCAGATATCGCGAATAAAGTTGCAGACCGAAAACTCCAACTGGTTAGTTAG
- a CDS encoding ABC transporter substrate-binding protein produces the protein MHDPTMKSAGRRSLLATMAIAAAGTLLPSKQVLAHGDDGSHTHDIAPVSADILTVVGPWEMTGLDPSRAGYMFARMEVVETLLEVDDKGQLQPGLASSWQAGPDGLQWRFTLRSGRSYHDGTPVTATSVLACLKRAHARPGVLRLADIKAITLAEHDIVVNLGRPFNALPYLLTHYSTQILAPSSFAADGKVERIVGSGPFRISSLSLPQQFNVERFDGYDETGNRAARRIQRARYISVARSETRTLLVQSGQADLAFSLDPPSIRALQNSDKAVLLSAMLPRTTFIKLNAGHPFLSDLRVRRAIALCVERQGIARALLRDPDLGATQLFPPSMASWHDAALPALRTDPDEARRLLDAAGWRLAGDGIRRRHGERFELSLTTFVDRPELPLIAAALQEEMRQIGIAVRVVIGNSSDIPAGHRSGTLQMGLVARNFGNLPDPAATLLQDFGPEGGDWGAMGWRNEELLQVLQRLSSSQRADTLAGQAGRAKVAAILQAELPVIPVVWYRQTCAVSRRMAGASIDPFERSYRISQLRWI, from the coding sequence ATGCACGACCCCACGATGAAATCTGCCGGCCGGCGCAGTTTGCTGGCGACCATGGCAATCGCTGCCGCGGGCACGTTGTTGCCGAGCAAGCAGGTTCTGGCGCATGGCGATGACGGTTCGCATACCCACGATATCGCACCGGTGTCGGCCGATATACTGACGGTGGTCGGGCCGTGGGAGATGACGGGCCTGGATCCGTCCCGCGCCGGCTACATGTTCGCCCGCATGGAAGTGGTCGAGACCCTCTTGGAAGTCGACGACAAGGGCCAATTGCAGCCGGGGCTCGCGTCATCCTGGCAGGCTGGTCCGGATGGCTTGCAGTGGCGTTTTACGCTGCGCTCCGGCCGCAGCTATCACGACGGCACGCCGGTCACGGCGACCAGTGTTCTGGCCTGCCTCAAACGAGCTCACGCCCGGCCGGGCGTGCTGCGCTTGGCCGACATCAAGGCCATTACCCTGGCGGAACATGACATTGTGGTGAACCTGGGGCGCCCCTTCAACGCCCTGCCTTACCTCCTCACGCACTATTCGACCCAGATCTTGGCGCCATCGTCGTTTGCCGCCGATGGCAAAGTGGAACGCATCGTCGGCAGCGGGCCGTTCCGGATCAGCTCGCTATCCCTGCCGCAGCAATTCAACGTAGAGCGCTTTGACGGATACGACGAGACGGGCAATCGGGCGGCCAGGCGGATACAGCGCGCCCGTTACATCAGCGTTGCTCGCTCGGAAACACGCACGCTGCTGGTTCAGAGCGGACAGGCGGATTTGGCCTTTTCGCTCGATCCGCCCAGTATCCGCGCGCTGCAGAATAGCGACAAAGCCGTGCTGCTGTCTGCCATGCTGCCGCGCACGACCTTCATCAAGCTCAATGCCGGCCATCCCTTCTTGTCGGACTTGCGCGTGCGACGTGCGATCGCCTTATGCGTGGAACGCCAGGGCATCGCACGCGCGTTGTTGCGCGATCCCGACTTGGGCGCTACGCAGCTGTTCCCGCCGTCGATGGCCTCATGGCATGACGCCGCATTGCCCGCATTACGCACCGATCCGGACGAGGCAAGGCGCTTACTCGACGCGGCCGGCTGGCGGTTGGCCGGTGACGGTATCCGCCGCCGTCATGGCGAGCGCTTCGAGCTGAGCTTGACGACCTTTGTCGACCGTCCCGAGTTACCGCTGATTGCGGCGGCGCTGCAAGAAGAGATGCGCCAGATCGGCATTGCAGTGCGCGTCGTCATCGGCAACTCCAGCGACATTCCCGCCGGCCACCGCAGCGGTACTCTCCAGATGGGCCTGGTGGCACGCAACTTCGGCAACTTGCCGGATCCGGCGGCCACCTTGCTGCAGGATTTCGGTCCGGAAGGCGGCGATTGGGGTGCCATGGGGTGGCGCAATGAGGAGTTGCTGCAAGTGCTGCAACGTCTGTCCAGCAGCCAGCGCGCCGATACGCTCGCCGGGCAGGCGGGGCGAGCAAAGGTGGCCGCCATTCTCCAGGCCGAGCTGCCCGTGATCCCCGTGGTCTGGTATCGACAGACCTGCGCTGTCAGCCGACGCATGGCCGGCGCCAGTATTGATCCCTTCGAACGTAGTTACAGAATCTCTCAATTGCGATGGATATAA
- a CDS encoding ABC transporter permease, whose translation MRLSGGIPAWRQLGGALTHRLLQAAIVALIVGTLCFFMTRMLPGDMAYRIAAGRYGYDMVTSAAAEAVRQELGLDRPWLLALGDWWGRLLHLDLGVSQVTAQPVIVEIAHQLGPTLRLSLLAMAFSLLIGPTLGALAGLNPGGLLDRATLAISVVLRALPSFLLGLILVLIFSVRLGALPAAGHDDHGSIMLPALTLALGMAAVSCRVARDAMTKVRGSAYFAFALTKGLSLHQALARHGLRNVAAPVVAYLGVQLVYLVEGVVLVETIFAWPGIGHALVHAIFGRDVPMIQGTALVLGLMFVLFNALVDAACAFLDPRRRA comes from the coding sequence ATGCGACTCTCCGGCGGCATACCTGCATGGCGGCAGCTCGGTGGCGCGCTGACCCATCGCCTGCTGCAGGCGGCCATTGTGGCGTTGATCGTCGGCACCCTGTGTTTCTTCATGACGCGCATGCTGCCGGGCGACATGGCCTATCGGATCGCTGCCGGTCGCTACGGCTACGATATGGTCACCTCCGCCGCAGCGGAGGCAGTACGCCAGGAACTCGGTCTGGATCGGCCCTGGCTGCTCGCGCTGGGTGACTGGTGGGGCCGCCTGCTGCACCTTGACCTCGGTGTGTCGCAGGTGACGGCACAACCGGTGATCGTCGAAATTGCACATCAACTCGGGCCAACCCTGCGCCTGTCGTTGCTGGCGATGGCGTTTTCGTTGCTGATCGGCCCCACGCTGGGCGCGCTGGCAGGGCTCAATCCCGGCGGCCTGCTGGATCGGGCTACGCTGGCGATATCGGTCGTGCTGCGCGCCTTACCATCCTTCCTGCTGGGGCTGATCCTGGTGCTGATCTTTTCGGTCAGACTGGGGGCGCTGCCGGCGGCGGGGCACGATGACCACGGCAGCATCATGTTGCCGGCGCTGACGCTGGCATTGGGCATGGCCGCCGTCTCCTGCCGGGTAGCGCGCGATGCGATGACGAAGGTGCGTGGCTCCGCTTATTTCGCCTTCGCCTTGACCAAGGGGCTGAGCCTGCACCAAGCGCTGGCGAGGCATGGCCTGCGCAACGTCGCGGCCCCGGTGGTGGCCTATCTTGGCGTGCAGCTGGTATATCTGGTGGAGGGCGTGGTGCTGGTAGAGACCATCTTCGCCTGGCCGGGAATCGGCCATGCATTGGTACATGCCATCTTCGGGCGCGATGTACCGATGATCCAGGGCACTGCCCTGGTGCTGGGCCTGATGTTCGTGCTGTTCAATGCCTTGGTGGATGCGGCTTGTGCCTTCCTCGATCCGCGCCGTCGCGCATGA
- a CDS encoding TonB-dependent receptor, whose product MALAILAASQGFNIANAAQGVGLSQVEVVGNYDNSVGSSDAASQGTVNSTLIANRPTLRTGEILEFVPGMIVTQHSGDGKANQYFLRGFNLDHGTDFATYIDGMPINMRTHAHGQGYTDLNFIIPELIDRIDYKKGPYFADEGDFASAGAAHMRFANTLPQGIASLSVGGHGYQRALLADSLALGSGNLLYGLEVTRNNGPWDTPEGLRKYSGTLRYSGGTKADGYEITAMAYSNRWDSTDQIPLRAVQSGQIGRYGSLDPTDGGNTSRYSLSYSMHKRDENGLFQMNAYFIQSKLDLYSDFTYLLSNPTDGDQFHQSEKRRIAGFDASQTLYGKLAGMDMTNKFGVQGRYDWLSPVGLYSTTARQQTGVISESNVREGSIGLYAENTMQWLERFRTIAGIRYDAYHFNVNSSIDGNSGKANDHIVSPKLSLIFGPWAKTEYFINYGSGFHSNDARGTTQTRLPNGDPASPVTPLVRTKGYEIGARTEIVPGLQSSLALWRLDIDSELVFVGDAGETEPSRASKRYGVEWNNHYIANSWLMFDIDLAASRARYTQDDPAGNYIPGSIDKVASFGVTLTDLGRWSGAFQLRYFGPRPLIEDNSVRSQSTTLAYARVGYKVDSKTKLSLDVFNLFNRQASDIDYYYPSRLAGEPTDGINDVHFHPVEPRTFRLTFTRNF is encoded by the coding sequence ATGGCCCTAGCCATCCTGGCCGCCAGCCAGGGATTTAATATCGCCAATGCCGCGCAGGGTGTCGGACTCAGCCAGGTAGAAGTCGTCGGCAACTACGACAACTCGGTAGGCAGCTCGGATGCCGCCAGCCAGGGCACCGTCAACAGCACCTTGATCGCAAATCGGCCCACGTTGCGTACCGGCGAGATCCTGGAGTTCGTGCCCGGCATGATCGTCACCCAGCACAGCGGCGACGGCAAAGCCAACCAGTATTTCCTGCGCGGCTTCAATCTTGATCACGGCACCGATTTCGCGACCTATATCGATGGCATGCCGATCAACATGCGCACCCACGCGCACGGCCAGGGATATACCGACCTGAATTTCATCATCCCCGAGCTGATTGATCGTATCGACTACAAAAAGGGGCCGTATTTCGCCGACGAAGGCGATTTTGCATCGGCCGGCGCCGCCCACATGCGATTCGCCAACACGCTGCCGCAAGGTATTGCCTCGCTGTCGGTGGGCGGCCACGGCTACCAGCGCGCGTTGCTGGCGGATTCCCTGGCGTTGGGGTCGGGCAACCTGCTGTACGGTCTGGAAGTCACTCGCAACAACGGCCCTTGGGACACCCCAGAAGGCCTGCGCAAATATAGCGGGACGCTGCGCTACAGCGGCGGCACCAAGGCCGACGGCTATGAGATCACGGCGATGGCCTACAGCAACCGCTGGGATTCGACCGATCAGATCCCGTTGCGCGCCGTTCAATCTGGCCAGATTGGACGCTACGGCTCGCTCGATCCGACCGATGGTGGCAACACCTCGCGCTACAGCCTTTCTTACTCCATGCACAAGCGCGACGAGAATGGCCTGTTCCAGATGAACGCCTACTTCATCCAGTCCAAACTGGATTTGTACAGCGACTTTACCTATTTGCTGAGTAATCCTACCGATGGGGATCAATTCCACCAGAGCGAGAAGCGCCGTATCGCCGGCTTCGATGCCAGCCAGACGCTCTATGGCAAGCTGGCCGGCATGGACATGACCAACAAGTTCGGCGTGCAGGGCCGCTATGACTGGCTCTCTCCGGTTGGCCTGTACAGCACCACGGCGCGCCAGCAGACCGGCGTCATCAGCGAAAGCAACGTGCGCGAAGGAAGCATCGGCCTGTATGCAGAAAACACCATGCAGTGGCTGGAGAGATTCCGCACCATCGCCGGCATCCGCTACGACGCCTATCACTTCAACGTCAACAGCAGCATCGACGGCAATTCCGGTAAGGCCAACGACCATATCGTCTCGCCCAAGCTGTCGCTGATCTTCGGCCCCTGGGCCAAGACTGAGTATTTCATCAACTACGGCAGCGGCTTTCATAGCAACGATGCCCGCGGTACCACGCAGACGCGCCTGCCCAATGGCGACCCCGCCTCACCGGTCACGCCTTTAGTGCGTACGAAGGGATATGAAATCGGCGCGCGCACCGAAATCGTGCCTGGCCTACAAAGCTCGTTGGCCTTGTGGCGACTCGACATCGATTCGGAACTGGTGTTTGTGGGTGATGCCGGCGAAACCGAACCCAGCCGCGCCAGCAAGCGCTATGGTGTGGAATGGAACAACCACTACATCGCCAACTCCTGGCTGATGTTCGACATCGACCTGGCCGCCTCGCGTGCCCGCTATACGCAAGATGATCCGGCTGGCAACTACATCCCAGGCTCCATCGACAAGGTGGCGTCCTTTGGCGTGACGCTGACCGACCTCGGCCGCTGGTCGGGTGCCTTCCAGTTGCGCTATTTCGGCCCGCGCCCGCTGATCGAGGACAACAGCGTACGTTCGCAATCGACCACGCTGGCCTACGCACGCGTGGGCTACAAGGTAGACAGCAAGACCAAGCTGAGCCTGGACGTGTTCAACCTGTTCAACCGTCAGGCCAGCGACATCGACTACTACTATCCGTCGCGCCTAGCCGGCGAGCCGACCGACGGCATCAACGATGTGCACTTCCATCCGGTTGAGCCGCGTACCTTCCGACTGACGTTCACGCGCAATTTCTGA